GAATCGGAAAGATATAAAAAGCCTTTTATGACAGTGAGAATCGATGAGCATTCTGGTGAGAACCACTTGCAAACTAGGATTGAGGCATTTGTTGACATGATCATTAGAAAAAAAGACAAAAGAGGTGCTTAAATATGAAAGTAGCTTTTCCCTATATGGGGACTACTGTTATTTATAAAAAGTTACTAGAACTTTTAGGTAATCAGGTGGTTACACCTCCCAAACCAAGTCAAAGGACTATTGATTTAGGAGTTAAATATAGTCCGGAGTTTGCTTGTTTTCCACTTAAAGTTATTACAGGTAGTTATATAGAAGCTATAGAAAAGGGAGCCGACACCTTAGTGACTTCGGGAGGAAATGGACCTTGTAGAGCAGGATTTTATGAAAAGGTTCATAGAAGAATACTTGAAGAAGAAGGGTTTGATGCTGATTTTATAGTTTTCAATTCTCCTTATCTAGATTGGAACAACTTTATTAAAAATGCTAAAAAAATTAAAGGAGACACCTCTGTTTTTAAGGTGGTATCTTCATTAAAGACAGTTTTTTATATGATTAAAAAACTAGATGATTTAGAGAAAAGAGTTCAGAAAATAAGAGCTTATGAGGTTACGAAAGGTCAGACTACAAAAGTTTGGGAAGATATACAGTCTATTTTTGACAAAGCTTATACCAAAAAAGAAGTGCAAAGAGCTTATATTGAATCTATGGTTTTACTGGATAAAATTAAAACAAAAGAAGTTAAAGAAGATAAAAGATTAAGAATAGGTATAGTAGGAGAAATCTATGTTGTAATGGAACCTACTATTAATATAAAAATGGAAGAAATGTTAGGTAATTTGGGGGTGGAAGTAGAGAGGTCACAATATCTTTATGACTGGGTTTGTTATTCTACTTTGTCGAAGATGCCTCTTATAAACAAAACCCATGAAAAAAAGATAGTGGAACTTGGTGAAGAGTATATTCCAATAAATATTGGAGGACATGCTAGACAATCTGTAGGACATATTGTAGATTATCATAATAGAGGCTTTGATGGAGTAATACATCTGATGCCTTTTGGCTGTCTGCCGGAGCTAGTAACTCAAAGTATCATACCAAAAATATCTAATGAATTAGATATACCTGTGTTAAGTTTATCTTTAGATGAGCAAACAGGAGTAGCGAACACTCTTACCAGAGTAGAGGCTTTTGTTGATTTAATAAAAGGTAAAAAGAGAAAAAAGATTTCATAGGTAATTGCAAAAAGATTAGATTTTAGTTTTCTACACACGAACATGACACTTGACATTCTCCTAGGTAGTTGAGGAGGGATTTGCAAACGCCTAAAAGATCTCATAATTGGAGGGATTTCATGAAAGCTTATATGGGTATAGATATTGGCTCAGTAAGTACTAATATTGTAATTATCGACAACAACAATGAAGTACTACATTCTTTATATGCTCGAACAAATGGTCAACCTATTGAGACAGTAAAAAATGGTTTAAAAGAAATTGCGTCCAAACTTGATAAAGACATAAAAATAAGTGCGGTTGGTACAACAGGTAGTGGTAGACAATTAGTTGGTATAATGGTGGGTGCTGATGTAGTTAAAAACGAAATTACTGCACATGCTACTGCAACAGCAAGTGAAGTGCCCGACGTAAAAACAATTTTTGAAATAGGTGGGCAAGACTCGAAAATCATTGTATTAGAAGATCAGATGGTTACTGATTTCGCTATGAACACAGTGTGTGCTGCAGGAACTGGGTCTTTTTTGGATCATCAAGCGGAACGATTAGGAGTTCCTATCGAGGAGTTTGGCTCGCTAGCTCTTACTGCACAAAGGAATGTTAGGATAGCGGGAAGATGTACAGTGTTTGCAGAGTCGGATATGATAGCCAAACAACAATATGGTTTTTCTAAAGCGGAGATTATAAATGGTTTGTGTCAAGCCTTAGTGAGAAACTATATTAATAATTTGGGGAGAGGTAAAAAACTAAAACCACCCTATGTTTTTCAAGGTGGAGTTGCTGCTAATGAAGGGATTAAAGCAGCTTTTGAAAAAGAAATAAATCATAAAGTTATTGTCCCGAAACATTATGATATAATGGGTGCCATAGGATCTGCTATACTAGCCAAAGATCATATTTCAAGGGAAGGAATTCAAACAAACTTTAGAGGGTTTCAATCTACAGACTTAGATTTCACCCCATCTACCTTCCAGTGTAATGACTGCTCTAACTTTTGCGAAGTTATAAAGGTGGAGCTAGAAGGGCAAATAGTGGCTATGTGGCAGGATAGGTGTGGGAAATATAGTAACACCAAAGAGGTTATTTAAGTACGTTAAAGGCTGGCATAGACAAGGAGGTTTCCTTGTTTATGTCAGCCTTTTTTACCTTTTTTTTCTTTATCCAGTTTTCTACGAATGTTTTTAAAGTGCTTTACATCTCTAATTGATTTTTGCTTTTGATGAGAAACCTGTAAACTTTTTAGTAATGAGATACTCATTATTGTTAATAGTATAGCAAAGGGTAGCCCAGTACTAATAACAGCAGTTTGGAGTGCATTTAATGCTGCTTCTCCACCGATAATAAGTAAGACCGCTGCAACTAATCCTTCCATACAAGCCCAGAAAACCCTTTGAGGAACCGGAGAATCAAGTTTTCCACCTGAAGTGATGTTATCCACCACCAATGAACCAGAGTCACTTGAGGTGACAAAGAAAGAAATTATTAAAATCGTTGCTAATCCAGAAATAAACATTCTTAAAAGTCCTTCTAAGAGCGGCATAGGAAGAAGATTAACCATTTCAAAAAGTGCAACTGGTAAATCGTCTTGAACAGCTTGGAATAGAGCTCCATTGTTGATTTCATTTAAATGTATAGCAGTGCTTCCAAAAGTTGAAAGCCATAAAAAAGAGAGCATAGAAGGCACTATCATAACAGCGAGGACAAATTCCCGAATTGTTCTTCCTCTTGATATTCGAGCTATGAACATTCCTACAAATGGTGACCATGAAATCCACCATGCTAAATAAAATACAGACCAAGACCCTTGCCACTCTTTGTCTCCTACAGAGATGAAAAATGAAGATTGTACAAAGTCATTTAGGTAAAGACCTAAAGAGTTAGCAAACATTCTTATAATAAAGCCGGTAGGTCCTAGTATAAGCACAATTAGCATGACCACAAAGGCTATTTGTATATTTAATTGTGATAAAAATTTAACCCCTTTATCAATTCCTGAAACTACGGAGATTACTGCAATTCCCGTTATGCCAGCTATTAAAAGTACTTGAACTGTAACACTGATTTCAATACCTATTAAGTAATTTAGACCGCTATTTACTTGTTGGGCTCCCAGTCCTAATGAGGTAGCTAAGCCGAATAAGCAAGCTAAAACTGCTAAGGTATCTATTAGATCACCTATTAGACCAAAAACCCTGTCACCTAGCAATGGATAAAAAACCGAACGTAAAGACAAAGGTAGATTCTTGTTGTAAGCAAAAAAAGCTAGTGCTAATGAAATTAAAGCATATATACCCCATGGGTGAAAGCCCCAGTGAAAGAAGGTTGCCGCTAAAGCTGTGGTAGCACTATCAGCCTCGCCAACAAAAATTGGGGGAGTTATTTCAGAATGATATAATGGCTCACCAACTGCCCAAAACATTAAACCTATGCCCATTCCAGCTGATAGTAGCATAGAGAACCAAGCGAAATTGGAAAACTCTGGCTTGCTGTGAACACCACCTATTCTTACATTTCCTAGTTTGGAAAAAGCAAAATACAAAGAAACTACTATAAAAAAGTTGCTTCCTAAGATGAATACCCAATCGGCATTTTGGATTATAGCGTCGTTAATTAAAACGAACATTTCATTTGCATGCTCCAAATTAAATAAGGCATACAAAGCAAAAAGTATGACAAATACTCCTGCACTGATAGATACTACGGGATTTAAATCTAAACCATACTTCACGAAATTTCTGTTAAATAATTTTTCTTCTAGTTCCTCTTTGCTAACATCATCATAAACATCTTTGTTATTTTCTGCCATAATATCACCTTACTTTTTATTTTTGGTTTCTATTAATTTTACCAATTAACCTAAAAACTAATCTTAGTTATGCTATTTGTTAAACATTAACAAATGCAGATAATAATAATGTACTCTAATTTGACAAAGTCAACAGTCTTTAGTAGAATATCGACTAATGATAATTTTAGGAGGGTTTTTGGTGTTTAAGAAAATATCTTTATTTTTAATAGTCGCGCTTTTAGGGGTGTTAGTTGTAGCGTGTAGTAGCAGTGAAGAAGGTTTGCCAGCTGTGCTAGCTACTGTAAATGGAGAAGAGATTAGCAAAGAGGACTTTGAAGTTGAATACGACCAATATCTTGTAAATCTTCAGCAGCAAGGGCATGACCTTGAAGCTTTAGAAGAAGATCCTGAGTTTCAAGAATTTAAACCACAGGTTCAAGAGCAAATTTTAGAACAACTTATTAGTGTGGAATTAGTGAATCAAGGTGCTAAACAACAAGGTATAACTAAAGATTCAGTGGAAAATGAAGTAGATGAATTTATTAATTCTACTATTGACACTGATTTTGCTGGTGATGAAGAAGAGTTTGAAAATATTCTTAAAGAGCAGCTTGGAGTGTCACTAAATGAGTACAGAGAGTTAGTGACTCAAGAGTTGGTTCAAGAAGAGTTTTTAGAAACTAAAATTGACTTTGATGCAATAACTGTGTCAGATGAGAAAATTCAGGAAGTTTATGATCAACAAGTTGAAATGATGGAAGCTCAAGGCATGGACGTTCCTGAATTTGAGGAAATTAAACCAATGATAGAAAATCAATTGATGGAAGAGGAACTTGGTTTGAAAGTGCAGGAAGTAATTGATGATTTAAAAGCTGATAGCGACATAGACGTAAAAGTAGAATTTTAAAAAGTAAGGCTGAAAAGCCTTACTTTTTTAATGCGCTCAGCAGTGGCGGTGAAATTCACTGTGGGCTTGGTAAATAGGATAGGAACCACTAGATGCAAGGAAGTCTATAGTGATGTGGAATCTAAAAGGAAGCTCTAGGAAAAATCTCGGGTTGAGAAATACAAGTGCTGATGGGCAGTTTGCAATTAGAAGATGCATATGTAATTGGGAATGAAAGTCAAAAACTTAGTTGGCCACGAAAACGTCGATACTTGCTCATTCTGCTGGGACAAAGAGCAGGAGTTGAAAATAGATTTGATGCTGGGTCTGTAAGGTATCCATAACCTGGAAGCTAATAAAAGACTTATTAAATTTGTAGATGCTAAACAAATAGCATTGGATATATAGTTAAATATTCATTGCGACCAAGCATGTAGCTTATTTGGAAAGAGAATTATTGTCCCAGCATGTAGCTAGTTTATACGTTTTCGTGGCCAATTAAGGGTTTTAGATCTATTTTGATTTATGTATTGTGAGAAATTAATAAAATTTTCCTTTTGCTTGATGTTTTTTTGTATATTTAAAAGGATATTGTATAAAATTTTAGAATATTAAACCAAGGGGGTGAGATTAAATTGGCGAAAAATTATCAAATATTAAGCACAATTTACGATACGTACTGGGGATCTTTTGCACAGAGGTATTCGGAGCTTGTTCTTAATTTTATACCTGAAAAAGGCCAAATTACTGTTCTTGATTTAGCATGTGGGACGGGAAGTTTAGCTATTAACCTTGCTAGAAACGGCTTTAATGTAAAAGGAATTGATATTTCCACAGAAATGATAGAGGTGGCAAACTTAAAAAAGAACTCCATTAAGGGTGTGGAGTTCAAGGTCGATAACATGCTTAACCCTGATATAAATAGAAAGGTTGACATCATTACCTGCGCCTTCGATTCTGTAAATTATTTACTTAATAGTTCAGATGTGAGAAAAATGTTCAATTCTTCTTTTGAGTTACTACACCCTGGAGGTAGGTTTATATTTGATTTTAATACTGAGAAAGCTTATCGAAAAAATAATAACTTTGAAATTAGAAGAATGGTACCGGGAGGGTATTACGACCATAAAATGACATATAATAGTCATAAAAGATTGGCACAAACTATTTTTGAGTTTTTTGATGGTCAGTGGGAGTTGCATATACAAAAGCCCTATGAATATAAAGAGATTACACAAATTCTTCAACAGGTAGGCTTTGAAATCTTGTTTACTTTTAATAATTTTAAGGGAGAGCCAGTAAAGCAGGATAGCGATAGAGTATTTGTTGTGGCAGAAAAACCTAAATAGTTTAAGTTAAAAAACAATGATACAAATAAACATCAAAACGAGCTTGTCATTTAAATTAGACTCGTTTTGATGTTTATTTTAAAAAATATTTTTTTATATAGTAGTAGATAAAATGTAACCACAAAAAGGCCATTAAGGGTATAATAACTATGACTCCTTTATTGTAATTAAATGCCTGGCTAAAGTTGAAATTAAAAAAGTTAGAAAAAGCCCTTGTAAGACCACAACCCCAGCATTCAACTCCAAATAAATTATTAAACAAACATAGTGACCCAATATCTTCTACTACTCTGGCTGGAATGACCATAAATAGAGCAGGGACTATTAAGAAAAATGCCAATTTGGCATGATCTCTATTTTCGCCCATCAATATTTTTGGGAACATAGTCTTTTACCTCACTTTTGAAGTTATAAAAAGGAAGGTAAATCTTCCTTTTTATAACAAAACATATTTTGCTTGTTCTTTTATAATACTATGAGATATAAGTGCTGGTATTACACAAACAAAGTATGTAATTAGACTAAACAAAAATTAGGATTAGTCTTTAGCTAATGGTTGGCCATGGCTATCAGTAAAACTTCCTGTGGGGACAATAATAAGGTCTATTATCCACCATATGCCACAACCGCCAAAGGTAAATAACATAAGTAATCCTGTACCAACTTTACCAACATAGAATCTGTGGATTCCTAATGTGCCAACAAAAATAACTAAGTAAAGCAACTAGAAAATTTTTTTGCTCCGTTTGCGTTTGCATAGTATTTCCCTTCCATTCATTATTGTATAATATACATTATAACTAAATATTTTAAGTTAGCAATATATACTAAGAAAAAATATAAAGTAACATCAAAATAGACAGCAACATAGCTACCTATTTTGATGTTATTTAATTTTTAGAAATAGTTCTACCCAAGTTATCTGTAAATTTGCCAGTAGCTACTAAAATTATGTCAATAATCCACCAAATACCACAGCCACCAGCTGTTATGAGCATTAACACACCTGTTCCTATTTTGCCGGCATAAAACCTATGAACACCTAATCCCCCTACAAAAATTGCTAACAACAAAGTAACTAAAAAATCCTTTTCAGACTTATTTGAAGCTGTCAAATACTACCCCTCCTTAAAGTTTTACTAGAAAATTGTAAATCTATAATGCCTAAAGGCTTTGCCTTTTATGGCAATACGTAATATACGGAGATCTTACAATTTTCTAAATATATTCTAGTTTAAATATATTTAACTTTTCTCAAAATAGAAGTCTAATTCAAATTTTTTTTGTACCACATAGCTAAAATATATAGCGTCCAAAGCTTTCGAGCGTTGTTAGCTTTGCCTTTTTTGTGGTCTTTATATAATTTATCAGCATAATTTAAGTTGATGTATTTTCCTAGGCCACTGTCTTTTATTACATCAATACAATGTGAGCCACGCTTACCTTTAAGCCAAGTAGCTAATGGCACAGGAAAACCTAGCTTTGGTCGGTCAATAATGTGGTTTGGCACTACTTGTTTTAATGAATCGCGAAGAATAATCTTAGTTGCCTTAGTGTTTATTAAAAATTCAGTGGGAATTTGGCTAGCTACTTTGAAAACCTCTATGTCTAAAAAAGGTACTCGCAACTCAATTGAATTGGCCATAGACATTTTATCGGCCTTGGTTAGTATATTCCCAGGCAACCAGAAGTTTATGTCAATTAATTGCATTTGCTTTACAGGATCTAACTGAGAAACAGAGTTATAAAATGGTGCTGTAAGCTCAAATGGCGACTGAAAATCGGAAGGGAGGTCTAACATAATATTATCAATGTCATCTACAAAAATTTTGGCATTACCTAAAAAGCGTTGGGATAAAGGAGTAGTGCCTCTTAAGATATAGTTTTTACCATAAAAATTGAAGGTAGGTTTTATTAATTTGTTTAAGCCTGTTTTCAAGCTGCCTGGTAACAGAGCAAAATTTTTTAACGCCAACGGTTCTTGGTAAATCCTATAACCAGCAAAAAATTCATCGGCTCCTTCCCCAGATAAAACTACTTTTACATGTTTTGAAGCCAACTTTGAAACTAGATAAAGTGCTATTGCAGAAGGATCAGCCACAGGCTCATCTATATACCTAATATAATCATTGATAGATTGGAAGTATTCCTGTTCAGAAATCATCCATTTATGATGCTGAGTATCTAAAACTTTAGCAGTTTTAGAAGAGTGGATGCACTCATTTTGAGGTCCGTCAAAGCCTACCGAAAAAGTTTTGATTTTTTTTCTATGCCTCATCAATGCTGCTACAGCTGTTGAGTCTACTCCGCTAGATAGGAAGGCGCCCACAGGCACATCACTTTGCATATGAACTTTAACTGACTGTTCCATTACATGTGCGATTTCATCTCTGTATTGTTCTAATGACTTATTCTTTGGAGAAAATTTTGCAGTCCAATACCGTTCTGTTTTCACTTTTCCATTTTCTATGATTAATCTATGCCCGGGCAGAAGCTTAAAAACATCTTTAAGTATGGTCTTATCCAATGGAACGTATTGATAGGTAAGGTAGTAGCAAAGACTTTTTTTATCTATTTGTTTTTCATCTAAAGCAAGCATCAAACTTTTAAGTTCAGACGAACATGCCAATCTATCTTGATTTATGTTATAGTATAAGGGCTTTATTCCAAAATGATCTCTACAAACTAAGACA
This genomic interval from Proteinivorax tanatarense contains the following:
- a CDS encoding TM2 domain-containing protein, with protein sequence MLYLVIFVGTLGIHRFYVGKVGTGLLMLFTFGGCGIWWIIDLIIVPTGSFTDSHGQPLAKD
- a CDS encoding DUF2752 domain-containing protein; protein product: MFNNLFGVECWGCGLTRAFSNFFNFNFSQAFNYNKGVIVIIPLMAFLWLHFIYYYIKKYFLK
- a CDS encoding TM2 domain-containing protein → MTASNKSEKDFLVTLLLAIFVGGLGVHRFYAGKIGTGVLMLITAGGCGIWWIIDIILVATGKFTDNLGRTISKN
- a CDS encoding 2-hydroxyacyl-CoA dehydratase codes for the protein MKVAFPYMGTTVIYKKLLELLGNQVVTPPKPSQRTIDLGVKYSPEFACFPLKVITGSYIEAIEKGADTLVTSGGNGPCRAGFYEKVHRRILEEEGFDADFIVFNSPYLDWNNFIKNAKKIKGDTSVFKVVSSLKTVFYMIKKLDDLEKRVQKIRAYEVTKGQTTKVWEDIQSIFDKAYTKKEVQRAYIESMVLLDKIKTKEVKEDKRLRIGIVGEIYVVMEPTINIKMEEMLGNLGVEVERSQYLYDWVCYSTLSKMPLINKTHEKKIVELGEEYIPINIGGHARQSVGHIVDYHNRGFDGVIHLMPFGCLPELVTQSIIPKISNELDIPVLSLSLDEQTGVANTLTRVEAFVDLIKGKKRKKIS
- a CDS encoding methyltransferase domain-containing protein is translated as MAKNYQILSTIYDTYWGSFAQRYSELVLNFIPEKGQITVLDLACGTGSLAINLARNGFNVKGIDISTEMIEVANLKKNSIKGVEFKVDNMLNPDINRKVDIITCAFDSVNYLLNSSDVRKMFNSSFELLHPGGRFIFDFNTEKAYRKNNNFEIRRMVPGGYYDHKMTYNSHKRLAQTIFEFFDGQWELHIQKPYEYKEITQILQQVGFEILFTFNNFKGEPVKQDSDRVFVVAEKPK
- a CDS encoding acyl-CoA dehydratase activase, which translates into the protein MKAYMGIDIGSVSTNIVIIDNNNEVLHSLYARTNGQPIETVKNGLKEIASKLDKDIKISAVGTTGSGRQLVGIMVGADVVKNEITAHATATASEVPDVKTIFEIGGQDSKIIVLEDQMVTDFAMNTVCAAGTGSFLDHQAERLGVPIEEFGSLALTAQRNVRIAGRCTVFAESDMIAKQQYGFSKAEIINGLCQALVRNYINNLGRGKKLKPPYVFQGGVAANEGIKAAFEKEINHKVIVPKHYDIMGAIGSAILAKDHISREGIQTNFRGFQSTDLDFTPSTFQCNDCSNFCEVIKVELEGQIVAMWQDRCGKYSNTKEVI
- the asnB gene encoding asparagine synthase (glutamine-hydrolyzing); translation: MCGINGLYFFNSKGNEAKTLMKKMADLMIHRGPDSEGIFLNQKIGLSFRRLSIIDTEGANQPLTNEKGNIKLVCNGEIYNYKQLRKHLETRGHKFSTQGDTETIVHLYEEYGKDLVDHLRGMFAFILYDLEKDIVLVCRDHFGIKPLYYNINQDRLACSSELKSLMLALDEKQIDKKSLCYYLTYQYVPLDKTILKDVFKLLPGHRLIIENGKVKTERYWTAKFSPKNKSLEQYRDEIAHVMEQSVKVHMQSDVPVGAFLSSGVDSTAVAALMRHRKKIKTFSVGFDGPQNECIHSSKTAKVLDTQHHKWMISEQEYFQSINDYIRYIDEPVADPSAIALYLVSKLASKHVKVVLSGEGADEFFAGYRIYQEPLALKNFALLPGSLKTGLNKLIKPTFNFYGKNYILRGTTPLSQRFLGNAKIFVDDIDNIMLDLPSDFQSPFELTAPFYNSVSQLDPVKQMQLIDINFWLPGNILTKADKMSMANSIELRVPFLDIEVFKVASQIPTEFLINTKATKIILRDSLKQVVPNHIIDRPKLGFPVPLATWLKGKRGSHCIDVIKDSGLGKYINLNYADKLYKDHKKGKANNARKLWTLYILAMWYKKNLN
- a CDS encoding SurA N-terminal domain-containing protein, translated to MFKKISLFLIVALLGVLVVACSSSEEGLPAVLATVNGEEISKEDFEVEYDQYLVNLQQQGHDLEALEEDPEFQEFKPQVQEQILEQLISVELVNQGAKQQGITKDSVENEVDEFINSTIDTDFAGDEEEFENILKEQLGVSLNEYRELVTQELVQEEFLETKIDFDAITVSDEKIQEVYDQQVEMMEAQGMDVPEFEEIKPMIENQLMEEELGLKVQEVIDDLKADSDIDVKVEF
- a CDS encoding BCCT family transporter is translated as MAENNKDVYDDVSKEELEEKLFNRNFVKYGLDLNPVVSISAGVFVILFALYALFNLEHANEMFVLINDAIIQNADWVFILGSNFFIVVSLYFAFSKLGNVRIGGVHSKPEFSNFAWFSMLLSAGMGIGLMFWAVGEPLYHSEITPPIFVGEADSATTALAATFFHWGFHPWGIYALISLALAFFAYNKNLPLSLRSVFYPLLGDRVFGLIGDLIDTLAVLACLFGLATSLGLGAQQVNSGLNYLIGIEISVTVQVLLIAGITGIAVISVVSGIDKGVKFLSQLNIQIAFVVMLIVLILGPTGFIIRMFANSLGLYLNDFVQSSFFISVGDKEWQGSWSVFYLAWWISWSPFVGMFIARISRGRTIREFVLAVMIVPSMLSFLWLSTFGSTAIHLNEINNGALFQAVQDDLPVALFEMVNLLPMPLLEGLLRMFISGLATILIISFFVTSSDSGSLVVDNITSGGKLDSPVPQRVFWACMEGLVAAVLLIIGGEAALNALQTAVISTGLPFAILLTIMSISLLKSLQVSHQKQKSIRDVKHFKNIRRKLDKEKKGKKG